The region TAGGTAACAGAACTTTCGATGGGAGAGCTTCTGATGCACTCTACGGTTTCCTGGCTGAATCCATTTCTGTCTCTAGGAAAAGCTAGAAAGGACCTTGAGCTCACAGTATTTGGTTAGTATTCCATTCAGAAGAATGTAGACTGAAGAGGCTGGGATTAACGAAGAACTTCACTGGCCACACCAGTCCAATTCACTCCTGGACTCCAGGAGTTAGAATTGCTATAATGGTTGGGGACTTAACAGGGCCAGCCCCCAACTATTTAAAACTCTGGCATCTCTCTGCATCCTCATTATCTTGTTCTCCCTTCTGCTGCTTGGCTCAGGCCAAGTGTTACAGGAACAGATCCCTGAGGCTATTTTGAAACCcgctatcttttctttttctttttctttttttgagacaaggtttcactcttgttgcccaggctggagtgcaatggtgtgatctctgctcactgcaacctccacctcccaggttcaagcgattctcctgcctaagcctcctgagtagctgggattacaggtgctcgccaccacgcccagctgatttttgtatttttagtagagatggggtttcaccatgctggccaggctggtctcgaattcctgacctcaggtgatccacttgcctcagcctcccaaagtgctgggattacaggcgtgagccaccgcgcctggccagaaaccTGCTATCTTAATAGTCTGCTGCATTTCAAGATGTTTTAATTCTCTCTCAGAGTTGGGAGAGCAAGTGACAGTATATTGTCACTGAGAGAACACAGTTTCAATAAAACAAAGAGTTTAAAAAAGCCAAGATCAACTTCCAATAGTAGCTTGTAAATAAGCAGGTGCTTCTGCATAGTTCAAATATGAGCAAAAGGGAAGTACCATTTATTCACTCATGTGTTGGCAGAGTAAGGTCTTAGAGACTCATACATTTGAAGAGTGTTATTCTGTTAAGACATTCAGCTCTAGTTTAACCTTGGAAGAGTTTGcataaaataaagactttttcttttcctttctttagtttttaagagAGCCGTCATACTGGTTTATAAAGAAAACtgcaaactgaaaaagaaattggtaaggcaaaaatttgttttaatttaagcTACCTTTTCATGGCTGTATCTTCCTATTAACGTTGAACTGAAAAGCCCACTGAGCACCACGGCTGTGCTGACTGATACTGCTTACTCTGAGGGTCACTAACCCCATCACATACTGAGAGCGTCTCTGAGTCTCCCCGTGAAAGATGTCTGTTTTAAAAGAAGATgtacagctgggcacggtggctcatgcccgtaatcccagcactttgggaggctgaggcttgagcccaagaatttgagaccagcctggccaacaaggtgaaaccctgcctttaccaaaaatacaagaagtagctgggtgtggtagcatgtgcctgtagtcccagctacttgggaggctgaggcaggaggatcaattgaacccaggaggtggaagctgcagtgagccttgatcatgccactgcattccagcctgtgcgacagagtgagaccctgtcaataaataaataagtaaatgaagtaGATAAATACTCATATGGGGGCCTACATAGAAGATCAACTTTTATATCTCTGAAAATGGCCCATGGTTGTTCCATACACAGTCTGTGAAACTTTGGTttattttcaaatgccttttaccttgactcagaaaaacaaaaacaaagcttagCTGTGGATACCATATGCCATCAGTTTACCATTCAGAGATAGCGTGAGGGCGAGGAAGCCTTGGCTGCTCTTCTCGCTTTGAGACCTGTAACTGATTCTGAACCACAACTCGGCCTTCCCACCTTCCCCAGCAATGTGAGGTCTTTGAGAATTGGGTGCGTAGCTGATTGACTTCTGTGCCCTGAACACCCACATGGCTGCTCGGAGACTCGCCCACAGGGAGAACATAAACTCCTATTCACCGTGCACACATCCTCCCCCAGTGAGAGAGCTTCCCTAACACTTTTCTTGGTGGGCCTTCATGTTACAGCCCTCGAATTCCCGGCCTGCACACAACTCTGCTGACTTGGATCCATTTAAATTCCGCTGGTTGATCCCCATCTCCGCGCTTCAAGTCAGACTGGGGAATCCAGCAGGTAACTGTTTCATGCAGTACGATGccagaaaaagcatttcagtAGACTTCACTGTGGAATGAAAAGTAAGAAAGGACCTTGGGGATAATTTTTGGtgccttttattttatagacaaggaaaacGAGGACAAAGAGAGGTTATTTTGCTGTTCCTTAGCAGACTTCTGGGAGAAAGTAAATGCTGGTGGATAGCTTTTTCTTTGTCAAATGCCTTTCATTGTTTCCTTATTGTCTCTACAATAGTTTTCaacattttcctttctgccttgataccctaaaatgtattagaaaaacaGATCCacaaatttatgtttttacaAATTTAGAATATAGCAGAAAATTCCTTAAGGTTAGGTAGTACTACTTTAggtgatataaaaagaaaaaaatctttgagtCTGGAAAATGTTCAGAGATCCTTCCAGAGTAACCTTGTTTTGGTGACAGGCCTCTGGTGACAGAAGAGGCCAGCAGGCTGAGTCATGCAGTGACCTGCGGGCTTCTGTTTAACTTTTGTCAGAAGTGCTTATGTTTTCTAGAACATGACTGCATTTGGGGTTGGCCTCTTTTACCTCAAGTATCCCAGTTCCTGTTCCGTCCAAGGAAAGGGCAAAACTGCAAAGGAGGGTTGAAGAATAGGATCCACCAAATCTCTTCCCCAGACAGGGGCTCCAGAGAGAGGGCGAAGGCAGTTCAGATGGAGGAAAATCTGCAACAGGAAATGTAAAGAGTAACCAAAAGGCATTTCAGTTCGTGTAACTGTGAATATCATACATAGAACAAGCCACAGAAGAAAACGAGCCAGGACTGGGAATATTAGACTTTCTTAACTCATGAGATTTTAAACTTCACAAGTGTTCTTAACcacagcattttgggcaaagttGTAGACTCttgtttccatttccttttacacagggacagaaaataaTTCCATATGGGAACTGATCCATACGAAGTCAGAAATAGAAGGACGGCCAGAAACCATCTTTCAGTTGTGTTGCAGGTATGACTGACTTCCAAAGATTAAAACCAACAGAAATAACATAGAATTATGTCTCTTAAGGAAGGGAGTTTATATTTAGTGCCCTCCTGAATTTTGATGACATCAGGGTCACACTCCCCACCCTCCGAAAAAGGCAACTGAGGCTGCTAGTAGGAGAAtacattgattaaataaatatcaaaatcttAAGAGTGATCAATTGTCACCTCCTTTTGTATGGGAGGCCACATGGCACTGCTGTTGGGTGGCTGGCTGGCAGCCTGGCCCAGCAGGTGCAAGGCGCAGGAACACGGGCGGGCGTGGAATGGAAGCACGATGAACACTCTGGACACTTCTGCTCTTTTCTCTCCCCCCCACCTAGTGACAGTGAAAGCAAAACCAACATTGTTAAGGTGATTCGTTCCATCCTGAGGGAAAACTTCAGGCGTCACATAAAGTGTGAATTACCACTGGAGAAAACATGTAAGGATCGCCTGGTACCTCTTAAGAACCGAGTTCCTGTTTCAGCTAAATTAGGTGAGAATTTTGCTAGCCTTGTGTTTATTCAAGCAAACATTATGAGCTTCTGAAAAGTATATATGCTCTTGTAATACAGCTGTGAGTTTTCACTTTGTAAGTCATCAAGGTACTTTTATCTCCTTTGAAGAAACCTAAACATGCCTCTTGCTCCCAGACATTCTACTGGAAAATAcagccacccccaacccccaatcCCTTGTCTTCCTACCAGCTGACATAGTCCAAATGTACGATTTTGTTTCTTCCACTAAGATGTGCATGGGTCCAGGGACTTTGTTTTCctcactgctgtattcccagtgctCAGAGCAGTGCCAGGCATCCTGAAGGTCAATGCTGAATGAAGATCAAGAACCTTACACAGAGGGTCTCCACCTTCTGATGGTTCAACctacaattttttgactttaccaTGGTGTGAAAGTGacacacattcagtagaaaccgtaCTTCGAATACCCagacaaccattctgtttttcgtTTCTAGTGCAGCATTCAATACATTTCATAACACTTAATTATAAAATAGACCTTGTGCTTTGTCCAACCGTAGGCTactgtaagtgttctgagcacactGAAGGCAGGCTAGGCTAAGCCGCAGTGGTTAgtaggtatattaaatgcattctCGATTTCAATATTATCAACTGAACAATGGGTTGATTGGGATGTAATGCCGTCTAAGTTAAGGGGCCTCTTATACTCGTTCTTAATCGATAAGGCACCAAGTAAGCATTTCAAATCACATTATTCTGCTTGTTTCTAAAATTTCAGCTTAAGTTTTCAGAACCTTATTTCTACATTAACTATTTTGTTattatctttgttgtttttagtcttagaaaatgtaaaacttctctTTTTCATGTCAAATCAATGTGACCTCTTCAGATTTACCACATATTtactattttctccattgtcaAAATAAACTGGCCATCAAAATAACATGCTgttattatttgtagaaacaCCAAAACTGAGAACTCCCTTGCTTCTTTCAATCCAAGAGAAcagaactacacacacacacccccacccactcacccacacacacccctataaCATCAAATTTCAGAAAGTTGGTTTGAAATTCCAGCAGAGACAGTTCTCATATGAGAGAGAATTTTctaggccgggcatagtggctcatgcctgtaatcccagcactttgggaggccaaggcaggtggatcccttgagctcttgagaacaggagtttgagaccaacctgggcaacatggcaaaaccccatctctacaaaaaaatataaaaattaactgggcatggtcgtgtgcacctatagtcccagctactcaggaggctgaggtgggaggatcacttgagcccaggaggtggaggttgcagtgagcggagatcacaccactgcactccagcctgggtggcagagcaagacactgtctttaaaaaaaaggggggggggggaggagtattttctacttttaattgaGCAGCAAGGGAAATCCACAAAGTGAGAAGATGCATGGTGTGATCTCGATGATCAAATTACAAAGCACCTTAGTGAAAGAAAGGAGCCTAGATTTATTAGCAATTAACTTTTCAATGTACTCATTGGCAAAATAGGAAATCTTAGCCCATATAGTAGTTTCTAGTGTCTAGTTCTATCTAAATAATTGAGCTCTGATAATCTAAAAATGCTGAATTGCCCAACTTACAACTGTAAACCTAAGTCAAAAATTTCCATGTTTTCAGTAGCTACGTTTTTGCCTAAATACCAGGATAGTTGCTACCTGAAGtcatatcataaaataaaatcttaattaaGATGTTAAATCTTACACAGGCTTTGAGGCAAACGTTACACATTGTGTAACCTGTTTCTGTATCACAGCGGAATGTGTTTTTCTCACTGCAGCTTCATCCAGGTCTTTAAAAGTCCTGAAGAATTCCTCCAGCAACGAGTGGACCGGTGAGACCGGCAAGGGAACCTTGCTGGACTCAGACGAGGGCAGCTTGAGCAGCGGCACCCAGAGCAGCGGCTGCCCCATGGCCGAGGGCAGGCAGGACTCCAAGACTGCTTCTCCCGGGAAATACCCACACCCTGGCTTGGCAGATTTTGCCGACAATCTCATCAAAGAGAGTGACATCCTGAGCGATGAAGATGATGACCACCATCAAACTCTGAAGCGGGGCAGCCCTACTAAAGACATCGAAATTCAGTTCCAGAGACTGAGGATTTCGGAGGACCCAGACGTTCACCCCGAGGCTGAGCAGCAGCCTGGCCCGGAGGCGGGCGAGGGCCAGAAAGGAGGAGAGCAGCCCAAACTGGTCCGGGGGCACTTCTGCCCCATCAAACGAAAAGCCAACAGCACCAAGAGGGACAGAGGAACTTTGCTCAAGGCACAGCTCCGTCACCAGTCCCTTGACAGTCAATCTGAAAATGCCACCATCGATCTAAATTCTGTTCTAGAGCGAGAATTCAGTGTCCAGAGTTTAACATCTGTTGTCAATGAGGAGTGTTTTTATGAAACAGAGAGCCATGGAAAATCATAGTACGATTCAATCCAGATATGAGTTAAAttcctcattttacttttaaactggTGGTAAAGTGGAAATTGCAAAAAAACTATTCATTCCTGGGTTTTGTGCAGTATACATTTTCCCACGAAATGGTTGTAAagatttaagttattttaatttattgtggatcagaaacctagaagaaactggtcagaatctgtaaattacttagTTTATATCCACTTTGAGCAGGTATcaaatgatttagaatccttAAAATTGCcttctaattattttaagttatgtGGAAAAAGTAAGGCTGGGGAAGTTGTGATTAATAGTTTTCAAagggtcattttttaaaatcctctggGCATTTTCTTTCagctgtcagtttttgctttatttaaagcatatttaagttattttaatgtGGTTTAGGGGCAAAATGTGCAGATACTTCATTTTTGTAAGATTGTAATAGATGCTGTTTATACTAAACCTGTTATATCTATACAGtatatattaaaagaaagctTGTACTGTATCTTATTtgatgatatttattttctctgccaAGCTGTATAGTAAAAGGAAAGTAAGTCACATCTGGTCATTGGCATTTTTATTGTCATTCTGTAAAGACAAAAGAGTACCCATATAAGAAGCTCCACGTAGTGCAAATCGACATCTGGTAGGCTGCTCGCCCCCAGGCAGCAGCTAGAGTCTGTAACTCTTCGCGtcatcctgtttttctttctttttgatttttctttgccTGAGTTCTTCTCTGAAATTATATGCAAAGAGTTGTGGGTCTTCATCACACATTCTTCTGTATACCTCACAGAGGCTTTTAAAGTGTGAGATGGAGAGCTGGCGAGGCCGAAGAGTAGGGTCTATGTCTGCCAACTCTAACAGCCTGCCCGTGTTTTCCAAGCGCTCCGCTTCAGGGAATAACATtctgaagggaagagagaaatatCAGAATTTTACTTAAATTCCACCAATCATGACACCTTTTAACCCTCATTTGAAAACAACACAGTTGCTGACTACTGCCAGCTGGAGGGAGTGGCAGGAGCCTCCTGGATTATATAGCACCAGGTAACAGGCACGGCCCACGACTGAGGCAGCTCTAACCTGATGCACGAGGCAAGCCCACAATGGGAAAGCATTCTCCAAAGCTCAATCAGTACATGCACTTTTTAAGGTAAGTTTAACATCTGCTCAGCTGCGTTCTTGTAGAACTATAAGCTTGATTTGCCTCATGTTTCGATGTGAAAGTTGTATTTCTTGTGTGACAAATCCCCAGTTTTGATTCTCTAGAATTTGAATTTATCAGCCTTTATAGAACTTTTCATGCTAAAAGAGTTACTTTTTTtgctaaaagtttgaaaatagctgataggaaaatataattaattatccCTCTTGTTATTTTTCAAGCATCTTTAAAACTGATTTGAAgtagagaatatattttaaatttcacctaTCTGAATTGaaccattgttttaaaataaatagcagaACTGCTTGAAAAGCTGTGGAGTTAGGCCTGGATTGCATTTTTCTTCAAGTCTCAGGGTTCTTACAGAGCTCATCCCAAAGGGCTTGGAAGGCGTCATGGTCAGGGAGATTGCATGTTGCTTATAGGCTAATGGTCCTTTCAACAAGGAATTGCATGTCCCCCACAGTTTCAGGGTGACAGATCTTTGAGTTCAGTTTCATGGCAAAGAGGACCTGATGATGGTTTCTAACATGTGAAGAACACCAACAGGTCAAAGAACTTTGCCCTGTTACCCCAGATGGCACAGTATCTGGTCCATGTCTGTCCTGAGGACGGTGTATCTGAAATGAATAGGGCCCTTCACTTAGCTGGGAGGTTGCCTTGGAAACGCTAGTGCCAGCTCTAGGCTCAGACCAATTCCAGGATTTCCAAAAGCACATAAAAGGACATAGGTTTGTGTTCCCCCTCCCCATGAATCAGGGCTATCAGGTACAGCTGTGTGGGTCCTGCTGTGCATGAGGGGTAAGTGTGAGCCGAAATCCAGCTTCTGTTCCCTCACCAGCAGCGCACGGTAGCTGAGGGCTGCAGCCACAGGGCTGTCTTTGTTCTAATTAGCACCAAAATGGCTGGCCAGTGGCATCTCTGTCACCAGCTCTGCACCTCAAGTCTCTGCTAGAGAAGCAGGAACTAGCTGGTAAGGTGGGAATCCTGGCTTAATTAGAGGCCACAAGTGGCAGGCTGACGCTCTAACTTCTGCCATCTGGTATCCTCGGCAATGGGCTTTGTGGGCTGCAGCGCTCTTAGGAGCTGATGCCCAGCCAGCCCCTAAAATAATCTGCTGTCATTTCATGTGCTGAAGGGACACTTCAGACCCTGTGAAGGAGAGAATTATAATGAAGCCATGTGAGGAGGTTTTAGAAACTGAGAAATATGTGCCTCTCCGGCTGAGCCCCTTTCAACAGCTGAATATGGATAGATGATCAGAGACGGAAATCTTTGACAAACACACGCTTTCCTGCCTTCTTAAGCAGACCATCACTGGGCCTGACTAAACAGCTTCTTGGCTCTTTGTGGATCTGCAACATAGCTGTGGTCCTTCAGAGCCCATCAAGGTGGGCGGCCTCTAGACCACCGCGCCCTGTTGGCTTTTCCCAGTGGTTCCTGTGAGCCTCTTGGGAGCAGCCGCTTTCTGTGAGATGGAAATGTGCTTTCGTGAGGACTTCGCGATGATTTTGGCTGCTCAGAAGTCACATTTGCTTCCTAGTTCTCAAGTATGTCCTTAAAGAAGAGACAGGGCAACTCGGAAGAAAGCAAGCACTTAAAAAACCCATTATTATCTGTCTCAAGTCCTCACTGGGGAACCACGAGCTCCCCGGTACACAGCCACTGTGAGCTGTGCAGTCCCCAATTCCAGGCTGTGTGTATGGTAAAGCCACCCTGTGACGGCCACCTGAGGTCTAGCAAGTCTTTGCTCTCTCCTCAGTGACAGTGAAGTCTTGTCCGTCACAGGACTGAACTCAGTGTAATACTCAGAGCTTTAACAATAGAGCAAACAAGGTTCTTACTCTTAAAAAGTGCCTAAGGATTTTATAAAGAAGACTACGactgaagagaagaaaaggcattCTTACCCGAGCCCTCGATGGCAGTATTTCCTTCGGAACTGAAATACATTCTGAACCACTTTTTCCACCAGCTTGAACGGCTGCTCTATCTTGGGCTGTATCAAGGGAGTGAAGTGCACCACGCCCACGTCCACCTTCATTGTAAGCAAACGTATTATCATTCTGTGGCATGATATGTGGCATAGTGTGATCAATCAACTCATCCTTGTTAAACAGGAGGATGGGCTGTCAACAGCCTGTTTTCATAAACCGACTCTTCCATGTACTTCATTGTCATCTCTAGGCCTGGAAGATGGTACATTCTGGATTTGCAAATGACATGGAGAAATCAGCTGGCTGCACCTGTTCTCTAATGACATCCACCAGACCTGTGCTTGATGGTCACTTAATTTTAAAACGCAGTTTCACAATGGCTTAAAAATCAATCCAAATCATTCAAGTCAGTCAGCAGATAACAGGTGGCATtagaatattttagtttttgaatgAGTAAAAAAATAGGCTGCAGCAGCAGCTTCAAGACACGGAGAGAGGGCAGACAGGCCCCCAGGGACCACTCAGTGCTAAACTTCTCAGACAGAGACACCACTTATTTTCGGTAGACACTGATTAATCAGCTGTAGTCTGAAAAGCCACAGAACTTTCTAGTAGCAACTTTAAATGCCCCGAAAGGCACAGGCAGGACTGAAATTGAAAATGGAAACCataaaaaaaagtcactgtttgATAGTGTTTAAACTACTGCCAGCTGTGGAGCTTCTTTAATTGTCAGAAGATACAACTTTTCAGGCATAACTGGTAAGAGATTTACACCCTGATTTGTTCCAAAAATGGACTCATGGTAATTCACAAGGACACATTCAAATaccaaaggaaaaacatttaaagacaGAGGGAAATGGAGTCAAAACAGTAacgacacacacaaaaatgctgaCGGAGACCACGGTCTAGGAAATGGGAAGTCTCGTCATAATTGACAAAAGCCTCAGTGTCcaggaattgtttttttttttttttttttttaaagacatttattcagcgtCACGATCAGACTATTACATTTAGCAATCAACAGcatgggtgcaaaaaaaaaaaaaaatctacattaaaaccctttgttggaatgctttacactttccacagaacagaaactaaaataacctgttatacaattagtcacaaatacagtcctcgagttttttgcccatacacatgagtatttgtctaaaacatgtcttctttgtagcagctaggccctgccaccactgtgcttggctgagttcacaaatctgttgtaacctgtagcttccctgtcacttctctggctctcctctcctgctaagctttgtttcctaattaaaatcttctgccactgccatagctactgctgctgctggaacCGCCACAGCCACCTTGGTTTCGTGGTTTTGCAAAGTATTGGCCTCCACCGCCATAGGGGCCAGAGCTTCTGCCTCCAAAATTTCCTCCCTTCATGGGTCCAAAATTTGAAGACTGATTGTTGTAATTGCCAAAACCACTGTAgcttccaccacctccaaaattgcttccatcattaccaaatccattatagccatccccactgccaccatatccaccaccaccacgGCTGCCACCAAAGCCACCACGACCACTGAAGTTTCCTCCACGACCGAAGTTGTCATTCCCACCGAAACCACCTCCACGACCACCACCAAAGTTTCCAGAACCACTTCGACCACTTTGGCTGGATGAAGCACTAGCCATCTCTTGCTTTGACAGGGCTTTCCTAACTTCACAGTTGTGGCCATTCACAGTATGGTATTTCTGAATGACAGTCTTATCCACGGAGTCATGGTCGTCAAAGGTTACAAAGGCAAAGCCCCTTTTCTTGCCACTGCCTCGGTCAGTCATGATTTCAATCACTTCAATTTTCCCATACTGTTCAAAATA is a window of Papio anubis isolate 15944 unplaced genomic scaffold, Panubis1.0 scaffold132, whole genome shotgun sequence DNA encoding:
- the LOC100999794 gene encoding T-lymphoma invasion and metastasis-inducing protein 2 isoform X3, whose product is MEGPRESQDPPPRPLARHLSDADRLRKVIQELVDTEKSYVKDLSCLFELYLEPLQNETFLTQDEMESLFGSLPEMLEFQKVFLETLEDGISASSDFNTLETPSQFRKLLFSLGGSFLYYADHFKLYSGFCANHIKVQKVLERAKTDKAFKAFLDARNPTKQHSSTLESYLIKPVQRVLKYPLLLKELVSLTDQESEEHYHLTEALKAMEKVASHINEMQKIYEDYGTVFDQLVAEQSGTEKEVTELSMGELLMHSTVSWLNPFLSLGKARKDLELTVFVFKRAVILVYKENCKLKKKLPSNSRPAHNSADLDPFKFRWLIPISALQVRLGNPAGTENNSIWELIHTKSEIEGRPETIFQLCCSDSESKTNIVKVIRSILRENFRRHIKCELPLEKTCKDRLVPLKNRVPVSAKLASSRSLKVLKNSSSNEWTGETGKGTLLDSDEGSLSSGTQSSGCPMAEGRQDSKTASPGKYPHPGLADFADNLIKESDILSDEDDDHHQTLKRGSPTKDIEIQFQRLRISEDPDVHPEAEQQPGPEAGEGQKGGEQPKLVRGHFCPIKRKANSTKRDRGTLLKAQLRHQSLDSQSENATIDLNSVLEREFSVQSLTSVVNEECFYETESHGKS